The Sebastes fasciatus isolate fSebFas1 chromosome 22, fSebFas1.pri, whole genome shotgun sequence genome includes the window TGTTAACGCAGAGATGAAGCCGTCATTTTACTGAGACCTGTTGACCTTTATCCCCATGCTTTCGCTGTGCATCTCTTTCATTGCAGCAGTGTTGGTGGTTTCCAGCAGGATGTAGAGGTGTTTGTAGAATGTATTTTTGACTCAGCTCTGCCAGCGTCTTTAAGCATCTTCATAGTACAACACTGACCTCGAATACCTTCTTATACACCTTGACTAGAACTGTGTAACTGTGAGAACCATTATTAAAGTTACTGTTTTAGAAAGTTTGAGCCTGAGTTCTGCCCAAATCCGCTGGTGGCAGTGGTGTAATGGTGTCTTGGTAGGCGGGTATACTGTGGCCCCAAGATGAAGTCAACATGCTTTGCTCTGTGTAGCCTATATCTAGCGTAGTTAAATATCTGGACAGGGGGACTCCAGCTatgagctacagccaatgagaacgcaagacacgggttgagggtaaacctgggggaggaggggtcgcctgtaataataggaacttactgtatgtgttgcatttgcaaccaTTGGTAAAAAGCTATTTTGTGAACATGTGCCAAAGACAACATCATCAATGTGTCTTGCGTATCGTATCACATCATTTACCGTCCGTGTCCGAAATTAACTTTGACTCACCGGCCAAGGGAAATGGTAGATGAAAAAATCCACCGTCCaatagggatgtgacggtgaggaacttttcccaccggttaataaactcgtgacaacaccggtgttatcgATTAGattggacattttacaagaaaagatgacgtcAATACATGTAGCGCAtgtactttgatctttaccgtcgggtggctgtgtgtctccCCAGTCCAGCTTTTGTTGCGGAGCAGCgcagggagatttgtcaagtatttaatactcttatcaacatgggagtgggcaaatatgctgctttatgcaaatgtatgtatatatttattattggaaatcaattaacaacacaacacaatgacaaatattgttcagaaaccctcacaggtactgcatttagcataatagtcagtgtgtcagtgtgctgacttgactatgacttgccccaaactgcatgtgattatcataaagtgggcatgtgtgtaaaggggagactcgtgggtacccatagaacccattttcattcacatatcttgaggtcagaggtcaagggacccctttgaaaacggccatgccagtttttcctcgctaaaatttagcccaactttggagccttattcaacctccttctcgacaagctagtttgacatggttggtaatgatggattctttaggttttcaagtttcatataatgccatcCTAATCCTGACTCtaattttaaaactgagcccgctaagaCTAAACACATTAAAGAAATCAGCAGCGTTAAAACAGATTTGCATTAAAGCATTAgtatctcgttaactttgacagccctagtatttacaTTTGATAGTGTTCAATGTATGCGATATTGGAGAGAGCAGAAAAGAAGTGAATGAGAATTGGCCTTCTCACCATAGTGAATTTTAAAGaagtttttctgttttgttttttcacaacCAGACTCTCAGGCCAGATCTCCAGCTGCCTCGGCTCCCAATGCAGAGGTGAGTGATTCAAAGCCAGAAAACAGAGATGAGGAAGAGAGAGTATCACCTGTAAAATATCcggttcaatatattgcaataagAACTACATACCCTTGTGAGGACTGATTGAAGATTGTGAAGCGGTGACCGATGGTCATCGCGCAAGACTGAAGTTGGTGCTATTGTTGTTTTGGATTGCATTATTTTTGGgcgtgtttctgttattttgtccaccgcttgacataaaaaaatacaaaaaaatcgtagaaattatttttgcattttaattagACTGTACAGATGTTAGTGATGCTGTTTTCAATACTTTCAAGTCATGAGACGTATACTATTATGGCAATTAACTATTTCATACTTTGTTACCAGGGTTGCCAAGATGCAGACAGCCTCCATTATGCTGCTATAAGGGTGAACAGGGCCACCAGATCAACGAGACAGACCGACGACAACGGGAGTGAATGTGTGTACTCCGGTATAAAGCAGTAGAACtggacatgtttcatttgtgttaCTAGAAGTGAAAATTTAGTCAAATTTCACCTCCATGTACTGAATGTAAAGATTTACCTTGCAAAGCACCAATTAAACACGTTCCCTCAGCTACAGTTAAACCAGGTCTCTTTCATGTGATTTCCACTCACGCTATACTTGTAGTCAacaatgcacaaacacacaaccacacacaagtGATGTCTGTGGCGCCTGTGAGCTcagataagagagagagaaagtaagTTTCCACTTTCACACAACACGCGTTATTTGGTTCTTGTTTGTGGTAACTTAAGCACATCAAACTCTCAGCAACACTATCTCAGAGTCAGTGGGACACAATCGGTACGGCATTACAAACACCCAGCATGTCTGACTCCTTCCATCAGTGGAAGCATGCTCAGAAACATTAGAGCCAGGGTGACAACAAGACCCGCCAATGTGGTAAATACTACTCCAGTGTATTGGCCCACTTGGCCCTTATGTCAAACGTAACTGTAGGAACCTTGCTGTTAAATTTGACCCTCAATTGAAATTCGAACACCAGGTCAATAAATTGGTTCAATCCACCACATGGCCTAGCTCCTGCCTACATTTCCGAGCTACTAAACCGTTACACCACTGAGAGGCCACTCCACCAAAACCTTTTGTCTATACGACATGCTAACCAAAGGTGACTGCACTTTTGGTGTCCCAGCATCCCAGATTTTGGAAAAATCTCCCACCTCCCCTTAGATCAGCTGAGTATGTTGATTTtcaaaaaacatctaaaaaccCACTTCTTTAAAGGAccggtgtgtaggatctggcggtatctagcggtgaggttgcagattgcaaccaaccgaagCCTCTCTGGAAGGTCAAATAGGCCGTTAGTTTTTTAagaagttaattaaaaatcaattcagtgttttggagaatcaatacagtatcgcacaacataatatcgcgatactcatgtgtatcaatattttcttacacccctattgtCAAATAGCAGGTTGCAATGACCGTGTGCAGCATCAAAAAACTCGTCCTGTTGGGTTTGCCAGTTTCAAGCACCAACATCGAATATGACCAGTGGTTCTTGGAGGTACGGCTGACTAGTTTGCTAGCTAATATGACacgtaaaaaaaacagtttaggGGTTGTTGGaagactagctgtttccccttgctTCCAgcatttatgctaagctaggctataATGTTGCTAGACTTAACATAGAGAGATGAAAGAGACATGGATCTTCTCTTAAGGCAGCAAACAAAAGGATttccaaaaaaagaaatcctgcAATCATCACTTTAGCTGAGAAAATGCAGTCATTTTTGTCACAGCGTTGTCAGAATAGGCCAGTTGACCAGGTCTTGGTGAGGTATGTTGGGAATGTCAAAGAACAGGGCGGAGTAATCAGGCTTTGCTTCCTGTGCCTAAGTCGGACAAAGCCTTATATGAAATAGCATGGTCAATTTAGTCACCATGTTTAACTGGCATTTTGGCTCTGTGATCTGCTGTTAACGCAGAGATGAAGCCGTCATTTTACTGAGACCTGTTGACCTTTATCCCCATGCTTTCGCTGTGCATTTCTTTCATTGCAGCAGCGTTGGTGGTTTCCAGCAGGATGTAGAGGTGTTTGTAGAATGTATTTTTGACTCAGCTCTGCCAGCGTCTTTAAGCATCTTCATAGTACAACACTGACCTCGAATACCTTCATATACGCTTTGACTAGGACTGTGTAACTGTGAGAACCATTATTAAAGTTACTGTTTTAGAAAGTTTGAGCCTGAGTTCTGCTCAAATCTGCTGGTGTAGTGGTGTCCTGGTAGGTGGGTATACTGTGGCCCCAAGATGAAGTCAACATGCTTTGCTCTGTGTAGCTTATATCTAGCATAGCTAAATATCTGGTAAGggggactccggccacgagctacagccaatgagaacgcaagacacgggttgagggtaaacctgggggaggaggggtcgcctgtaatAATAGGAACtcactgtatgtgttgcatttgcaaccgGTGGTAACAGGCTATTTGTGAACACGTGCCAAAGataacatcagcaatgtgtcttgcGTATCGTATCACATCATTTACCGTCCGTGTCCGAAATTAACTTTGACTCACCGGCCAAGGGGTCTGGGAGATGAAAAAATCCACCGGCCaatagggatgtgacggtgaggaaattttcccaccggctaataaactcgtgacaacaccggtgttatcgATTAcgccggacattttacaagaaaagatgacgtcAATACATGTAGCGCgtttactttgatctttactgTCGGGTGGCTGTGAGTCTCCCCGgtccagcttttgctgcggagcagcgcaggtttccacctggaaGCAGGTTTCCACCTTGAAACCTGCGGCTTCGCACGTTATAACGTGCATAACAACATAacgttcccttatagcattgggtttaaatctgaaagattagcaataaacaacaaacgatcgaaattcagtttgttcagttcacttcagtttgttcagttccgTCCGCTGAAAGATCTGGTAGTGTGTGACCCCCTGTCGCTGGTAagacatgtagtgtgaaaaccacaacaacttaaagactcccgattacaagacagcaagttagTTACAGTGAAGAGTACAGCaatctgacgactttgaaaaTCTTGTAGTGTGGAATAGGCActagtgcatgtgagtcccaGTGTGTGTGCCCCACTAGCTCATACTTTATGGCAGTTACAGCTGACAAAGCCGTCCCGACCCACAGCTTCATCGTGGGAGTGTAGTGCCCAACCTCTGGtgcccccccaggttaacactgtcagCACTGCTAAAGGTTACAATGCCCACATTATACATTTTGTATCCAATTTCCAAAATAAGTCCTGATAACCTGccatttttcatgaaaattcTTTCTCAAAAGCCAAAAATCAAGGGACATCGACCATGTGATCATTCAGTCATCTCTGATTGGCCAATCAAACACAGTCTTGTCTCTGAAAAGCAGAGGACGTATAGAGTCCCTCTCAAGTGTCCACGGCAATATCAACAAGATGACACCTCCAATGTTTGCTTTGTATTTGTCATGTCTGCTCTTGAGAACAATGGGTAAGTTGTAGCTTTTGTTAAGTGCATTTATGTCGCTTTTCCTTCTGATGTTTTTGCAATATTTATTGTGTGCTACAATATTCTCCCAATCGTGGTATCAATTTAATTGTGTTGTTTCTATTTTCTCCTCAGCTGATACGACAGCTCCTAAACTATCATCACCTTTACGTTTCGTATCGGTCAGCATCGGTGAAAACGTGACTTTGGAATGTTTCTATGTAGATAGTGTAGCGGTGATGTTTTACTGGTATAAACAAGCTTTCGGACAAAAACCGCAGCTGTTGTCTAAATTCTACAAGCATGACAAAGATGCCACTTTGAATGGTGAATTTAAGAACGATCCACGCTTTAAAGTGGAAGCCGGCACTGGTAAAAATCACTTGAAGATCTTATATGTGCAACTTTCAGACTCCGCTACCTACTTCTGCATAAGTGGCTATTCATACCAGTATGAATTTGCGGAGGGCGCTATTGTCCACGTAAAGGGTTCAGGTCTGAACGTCCCAGCTTTGGTCCAGCAGTCAGCATCTGAGACCGTCCAGCCAGGAGGCTCTGTGACTCTGAACTGTACAGTACACACTAGGACCTGTGATGGACAACACAGTGTTTACTGGTTCAGAAACTCTGAAGAATCTCATCCAGGACTCATCTACACCCATGGAGGCAGGAATGATCAGTGTGAGAAGAAatccaacacacaaacacacacctgtgtgTTCAACCTGCCAATAAAGAGCCTGAACCAGTCTCATGTTGGGACCTACTACTGTGCTGTTGCCTCATGTGGACACATACTGTTTGGGGATGGGACCAAGCTGGGCTTTAAAGGTGAGTAACATTTTAGTAAAGATTATCTCCTTTCTTAAATAGTGATGGATAGTTTCTGAtcaaattttatgaaaaaaaaaaaactgaaagctCTGTGTCCTCATGTTCATCTGCAGATGACGAAGACTCTCTTGTCTTGGTGTATTTCTTGAGTGGAGCTTTGGCATTCACCACCATCCTGGTTGTTTTCCTGGCTTGCAAAACATATACAATGTACAAGACAAACAGCCGCCAATGCACAGGTAGGCTAAATTGATATTTgctagggatgtcaatcgattcaaatagttaatcgtgattaatcgcaaattaatcacaattttttttttctgttcaaaatgtaccttaaagggagatttgtcaaatatttaatattcttatcaacatgggagtgggtaaatatgctgctttatgcaaatgtttgtatttatttattattggaaatcaattaacaacacaaaacaattacaaataattgtaataattttcagaaaccctcacaatcAGTTTCATACTGACTTAGTAGAGAAGTGTTAATATTACTGTGATGTGCTGAGAGTGGTTAATTATATTGGGGATATGTTTGTTCACATTTAGCATAatagtcagtgtgtcagtgtgctgacttgactttgacttgccccaaattgcatggggttatcataaagtgtgcatgtctgtaaaggggagactcgtgggtacccatagaacccattttcattcacatatcttgaggtcagaggtcaagggacccctttgaaaacggccatgccagtttttcctcgctaaaatttagcccaagtttggagcgttatttaacctccttctcgacaagctagtttgacatggttggtaatgatggattctttaggttttcaagtttcatataatgccatcCTAATCCTGACTCtaattttaaaactgagcccgctaagaCTAAACACATTAAAGAAATCAGCGGCGTTAAAACAGATTTGCATTAAAGCATTAgtatctcgttaactttgacagccctagtatttacaTTTGATCGTGTTCAATGTATGCGATATTGGAGAGAGCAGAAAAGAAGTGAATGAGAATTGGCCTTCTCACCATAGTGAATTTTAAAGaagtttttctgttttgttttgtcacaaCCAGACTCTCAGGCCAGATCTCCAGCTGCCTCGGCTCCCAATGCAGAGGTGAGTGATTCAAAGCCAGAAAACAGAGATGAGGATGAGAGAGTATCACCTGTAAAATATCcggttcaatatattgcaataagAACTATATGCCCTTGTGAGGACTGATGATCATCGCTCAAGACTGAagttggtgctgttgttgttttgtattgCATTATTTTTGGgcgtgtttctgttattttgtccaccgcttgacataaaaaaaataaataaaaaatcgtagaaattatttttgcatttgaaTTAGACAGTACAGATGTTAGTGATGCTGTTTTCAATACTTTCAAGTCATGAGACGTATACTATTATGGCAATTAACTATTTAATACTTTGTTACCAGGGTTGCCAAGATGCAGACAGCCTCCATTATGCTGCTATAAGGGTGAACAGGGCCACCAGATCAACGAGACAGACCGACGACAACGGGAGTGAATGTGTGTACTCCGGTATAAAGCAGTAGAACtggacatgtttcatttgtgttaCTAGAAGTGAGATAGTCAGATTTCACCTCCATGTACTGAATGTAAAGATTTACCTTGCAAAACACCAATTAAACACGTTCCCTCAGCTACAGTTAAACCAGGTCTCTTTCATGTGATTTCCACTCATGCTATACTTGTAGTCAacaatgcacaaacacacaaccacacacaagtGATGTCTGTGGCGCCTGTGAGCTCAGATacgagggagagagagtaaGTTTCCCCCCTCACACAACACGCGTTATTTGGTTCTTGTTTGTGGTTACTTAAGCACATCAAACTCTCAGCAACACTATCTCAGAGTCAGTGGGACACAATCGGTACGGCATTACAAACACCCAGCATGTCTGACTCCTTCAAGCAGTGGTAGCGTGATCAGAAACATTAGAGCCAGGGTGACAACAAGACCCGCCAATGTGGTTAATACTACTCCAGTGTTTCGGCCCACTTGGCCCTTATGTCAAACGGAACTGTAGGAATCTTGGCGCTCCCTATGttgatataaacgtctcattctaatgtaacaaaaacacaacaattcttattttcacgtgattatacactaaagaaaaaatatttattaatattatattccatttctgacaatagatccccctaattgttacacactggtcctttaatttgGCTTTTCTATCATTTCAAGGGTTAATCTGGGTGGTTGCTGTATGCTTTCTGTGTTCACAAGTGTGTTGCACTGTGTTCGTAtgtatttcagattttttttttctcctttatgCACTTTGCGCTTGTACGCTTTCTGTACTGATGTtgatgtaaagcactttgtaacctgtATTAAAAAAAGGTGCCATATGAATAAAGTTTTACTTACTTACAATGTGATTTATATAATACACGTTGCCTGCAGCATTAACTGATCTGTGAGCGCCCGCCCTGAGTGTATCGACAACGCCTGTTGTTCTTAACAGGTTGTTTACTGACTGTAAATGAGCCGATTTCACACCTCTAACCCAGAGATGGAAGGATCTTTTTTAAGCCTCGGTGTGGTCGGCAGTCAAAGATTGGCTCTCAATACACTTCGGTCGTGCACTTCTCTAGGACCCTCTGCTCTCTTTGGGGTTTCATACAGGAAGTCTCTGCAGTGTTTTCATGCACAGCAGCCACACAGTATAACTCTAATGCCCAGACTATTGTAAGAAGATCAGAAGATCAGAGGATTATTTTAGCAATCTAACTAATAtattaatttgtaaatatttacCGACCAGCATTTCGACGTACAGACAGTTGATGATAACACACATGCATTCCATTTTTCGGTTGTGTCAACCAAAGAGTGGTAATGATGTGTGTGCTTTGGGAGGGAGCGAGTGAGTCAATCAACATCACTATATAACAAGTTACTCAGCAAAATAAGCAACATGTGTTGGCCTGTGTTTAAGCATCACAAAATCCGGAAACATTATATTCACCACTCCTCTATTCCACTCCATTCCTCTTATTTAGCCTCCGACAAGCTAGGACatgcttggtaccaatgggatcctcaggttttctagtttcacatgatgccactTCActgtagatttaaaactgagcccgctacgacctcTGGAAGGTCAAAtaggctgtttgttttttaataagtTTTAACATAGAGAGAACATAGATTTAACATAGAGAGATGAAAGAGACATGGATCTTCTCTAAGGAGGCAAACAAAAGGatttccaaaaaaaagaaatcctgcAATCATCACTTTAACTGAGAAAATGCAGTCCCAGTTATTTAGTGTTGTCAGAATAGGCCAGTTGACCAGGTCTTGGTGAGGTATGCTGGGAATGTCAAAGAACAGGGCGGAGTAATCAGGCTTTGCTCCGTGTGCCTAAGTTGGACAAAGCCTTCTATAAAATAGCATGGTCAATTTAGTCACCATGTTTAACTGGCATTTTGGCTCTGTGTTCTGCTGTTAACGCAGAGATGAAGCCATCATTTCACTGAGACCTGTTGACCTATATCCCCATGCTTTCGCTGTGCATCTCTTTCATTGCAGCAGCGTTGGTGGTTTCCAGCAGGATGTAGAGGGTGTTTGTAGCATGCATTTTTGACTCAGCTCTGCCAGCGTCTTTAAGCATCTTCATAGTACACGACTGACCTCTAACACCTTCATATAAACCTTGACTAGGACTATGTAACTGGGAGAACCATTATTAAAGTTACTGTTTTAGAAAGTTTGAGCCTGAGTTCTGCCCAAATCCGCTGGTGCAGTGGTGTCTTGGTAGGTGGGTATACTGTGGCCCCAAGATGAAGTTAACATGCTTTgctctgtgttgcttttaagacAGAGTTTTGCATGGCAAAATGTTTTGGCACTGCCTCTCCTATGAATGcagaaaagagacattttaacatttaccCCGTGCTTTAGCTGTGTATCTCTGTCAGTGCAGCAGCTATTGTGGTTTTCAGCAGGATGTTGACGCGACTGCACTCCCACATAGATGTCCCTTAAGCCAGAGACCACTAAAATACCCCAGAGCAGTGGAGGGCTTAAAAatctaatactaacactaataccAGTAATACTAATACTAGTAATACCATTAATGGAAATTATTAGAACATTACTTGTTGAAATACTATTTAGAGTACTACTACATATAATGGATAGAATATACTAGTTGCATATGCATTTTGAAGCATCAGAACGTCAGAAACCGACATTTGAAATTGACCATTAtcaatattattgttattaatgtttaatgtgctaaattaaatattcagagcattaatatagcagcaaacaactatgtgctaagtaaagatatagaggagtaatgtctacctgagcagagaatgaagtcgatctccctctgtgtgtgatgTAATCCGAGCTTGTT containing:
- the LOC141760489 gene encoding uncharacterized protein LOC141760489 produces the protein MTPPMFALYLSCLLLRTMADTTAPKLSSPLRFVSVSIGENVTLECFYVDSVAVMFYWYKQAFGQKPQLLSKFYKHDKDATLNGEFKNDPRFKVEAGTGKNHLKILYVQLSDSATYFCISGYSYQYEFAEGAIVHVKGSGLNVPALVQQSASETVQPGGSVTLNCTVHTRTCDGQHSVYWFRNSEESHPGLIYTHGGRNDQCEKKSNTQTHTCVFNLPIKSLNQSHVGTYYCAVASCGHILFGDGTKLGFKDDEDSLVLVYFLSGALAFTTILVVFLACKTYTMYKTNSRQCTDSQARSPAASAPNAEGCQDADSLHYAAIRVNRATRSTRQTDDNGSECVYSGIKQ